One segment of Fusarium oxysporum f. sp. lycopersici 4287 chromosome 7, whole genome shotgun sequence DNA contains the following:
- a CDS encoding S-(hydroxymethyl)glutathione dehydrogenase/alcohol dehydrogenase, with amino-acid sequence MATQAAYQAEKVIGHGDNAVTAQDVTSYREPGAGESGETMKALAWISKNKVQMVDAPKPKIIEDRDVILKVTGSTVCGSDLHLLHGTVVQLSEGDILGHEFCGVVDQVGSAVKGIDVGKRYVASFQIACGDCFFCKQKLSSQCEKTNSNTTERAMYGGRTAGMFGYSHFTGGFAGGQAEYVRVPLGDVNLLEIPDDVPDEKALYLSDVLATSYNAVKDTAVYPDDSVAIFGAGPIGQMAGVFAIKEGASQIIFVDTEPRLSFIRDHWPAEHKDKLELVDYKHLSHGVTNKPTVVSRLKELTGNRGPDCAIECAAGEYAKGWMHWLEMAVGIETDTSEIINEMIEGVRNFGRCGVTGVYVGYTNHFNIGSLMERGIRLIGNGQAPVHKYWHELLEMIQKGELDPGQMLSHRVRLEDLDKVYYKFEKREDGMQKIFVETKFSFPQDPSTPSLTTY; translated from the exons ATGGCTACTCAAGCAGCTTACCAGGCCGAAAAGGTCATTGGGCACGGCGACAATGCCGTCACAGCCCAAGATGTGACTTCATACCGTGAACCAGGCGCCGGAGAGTCTGGTGAGACTATGAAGGCTCTCGCATGGATTAGCAAGAACAAAGTCCAGATGG TCGACGCCCCCAAGCCCAAGATCATTGAAGACCGCGATGTGATCCTCAAAGTAACAGGCAGCACCGTCTGCGGCTCAGACCTGCATCTCCTGCACGGCACAGTCGTCCAGCTCAGCGAAGGCGATATTCTAGGCCATGAGTTCTGCGGTGTCGTTGACCAGGTCGGTTCAGCCGTCAAGGGCATAGACGTTGGAAAGCGCTACGTCGCATCTTTCCAGATCGCGTGCGGTGATTGTTTCTTCTGCAAGCAGAAACTCTCGTCGCAGTGTGAGAAGACTAACTCGAATACCACCGAGAGGGCCATGTATGGTGGTCGCACGGCGGGTATGTTTGGGTATTCGCATTTCACGGGTGGTTTTGCGGGAGGTCAGGCGGAGTATGTGCGTGTTCCGCTGGGGGATGTGAATCTTTTGGAGATTCCTGATGATGTTCCCGATGAGAAGG CGCTGTACTTGTCTGATGTACTGGCTACATCCTACAACGCCGTCAAGGACACAGCTGTTTATCCCGACGACTCGGTCGCCATCTTCGGTGCTGGTCCAATTGGTCAAATGGCAGGTGTCTTCGCCATCAAAGAGGGCGCAAGCCAAATCATCTTTGTCGACACCGAGCCACGGCTGTCGTTTATTCGAGACCACTGGCCCGCTGAGCACAAGGACAAGCTTGAGCTGGTGGACTACAAGCACTTGTCGCACGGCGTAACCAACAAGCCTACCGTCGTCAGTCGTCTCAAGGAACTCACTGGTAACCGTGGTCCTGATTGCGCGATTGAGTGCGCGGCTGGTGAGTATGCCAAGGGCTGGATGCACTGGCTGGAGATGGCTGTTGGGATTGAGACGGATACGAGTGAGATTATTAATGAGATGATTGAGGGCGTGCGAAACTTTGGACGATGTGGCGTTACTGGTGTTTACGTTGGCTAC ACCAACCACTTCAATATCGGCTCACTCATGGAGCGAGGCATTCGTCTCATCGGCAACGGTCAAGCGCCCGTTCACAAATACTGgcatgagcttcttgagatgATCCAGAAGGGCGAGCTTGATCCCGGTCAGATGCTGTCGCACCGTGTCAGACTCGAGGATTTGGATAAGGTGTATTACAAGTTtgagaagagggaggatGGGATGCAGAAGATCTTTGTGGAGACCAAGTTTTCGTTTCCTCAGGATCCTAGCACGCCTAGCCTTACGACTTATTAA